GAAAACACAGAGCCACGCCGAGCTTCTCGATCTCAGCCCAGAGCGGATCGAAGTAGCGGTCGTGAATCCGCTTGCCGTTGATCGGCTCGGGACAAAGCGACAGCGCGCGGATCCCCAACTGGTTGACGACGCGCCGCACTTCTTCAACCGCCAAGTCGACATCGTGCAACGTGATCAGCGCCGAGCCCTTGAGCCGCTGCGGGTTGACCGCGCAGAAGTCGGCGATCCAACTATTCCACGCGCGACAAAGATCGTTGGCATACTCCGGTTCCAACGTTTCGTCACAATGCAGCGGCGAGGTGCGGAACAGCACCGCTAGATCCAAACCTTCGCGATCCATCGCTTCGACCTGCGACACCGCGTCATAGTCGCGCGCCACGGCGAAATCGTAACGACCGGCCACTTGCTTCTGACCGTGCTCGATCACGTCGGTAATCGCCCGCAGCGTCGTGCCGCCGCCGAGCTTGAACTCGACCCGGCCATGTTTGCCGTTGCGCTCGCCGCGCGGAATCCGTTCGCCCCATTTCGGGTTCATGAACTTGTCGTAAAGATTCGCCGCGTCATAAACATGCATGTCGCTGTCGAAGGTCTTGAATCCTTGTTTCATTTTCTGCACTCCGCAATAATTCTCTAGACCCGAAATGGTTTTGAGCGAGTTGAACCGGAGAATTATTTATTTCTTCGGCAGCAGCACTTCCGCCAACTTGCTCTTCACCGGTCCAGCCAATTTGCTGAAGTTGACCATCGTCTTCGCCAGATCCTCGCCGCTCATGGGATCGACTTCTTGTTGGGCGCTCTTCGCCTCGGCCAGCATCGCCGGATCTTTTAACGTGGCGGCCAGCGCTCGGCGCAAAAGCTGTACGCGATCTTTCGGCGTGGCCGGCGGCGCCGAGAATGCCAGCGTCACGGCATTGACATCGTGAATCCCGGTCTCGATCAATTGCTTGGCCTCCTCGGTCTTGGCGTAACTGATCACCAGCGGCACCTGCGGGATCTCCGCAATCGGCACCTTGTTGGCTTGAACGACCGGTAAGACATCGCCGGCTTCGTACTGGCGCCGCCAAATGCTTTTTAGCCCCGACCAGCTGGTGCATTGCCCCGCCAGTTCACCGGAGTCGGCGGCAAGCGCGATATCCGCCGTACCCTTGTAGCCCTGGACCAACTGGATCGGCAAGCCCAAGGCAATTTTGAGTATCTGCGAGATGTCGTCCTGCCGCGTGCCCGGAATCATGCCGCCGAGCTTCACTGGCTGTTTCGCGGCATACCATCTATCCATGCTGGTGATACCGCTGACCTTGGTCAGTGCGCACACCATGGTCTGCTGCGTCGGCACGCCGATCCATTCGAACTTGAGCGGGTCGAACTCCATCCCTTGGCCGCCCAAATATTTTTGCAGAGCCAGACCGCCAACCCAAACCCCGATGGTGAGTCCATCGGGCTTGACGCGGTTGTAAAGATGATTCGCCGAGATCAACGTGCCAGCACCGGTCATGTTTTGCACGATCACGCTGGGATTACCCGGCAGATAACGGCCGAAATGGCGCGCCACGATACGCGTCAAGGTATCGAAGCCGCCCCCAGGCGGCGCACCGACGATAAACGTGAAGGTCTTGTTCTTGTAAAAATTGTCCTGAGCGCGCACCGCGGGTGAAAAAAGAATTGTTAGCGCAAGCACCGTGAAAAATACGCGTTGCCGCATGGACTCTCCTAAGCAAGTCGATGATAGAAATTTGGAGCGCTGCGAAGATTTAACATGAAAGGACGACCCTCAGTCCAGCCCTATTTCTTGATCCCCAACTCCCGCTGCACGTCGCGAATGATGCCGAACTCCGCGACTTCACTCAGCGCCACGGCGCGCTCGATCTTCATCGCTTCGCGCCCTTGGTCGATAACCAGCTTGAGCCCGCTCTCAGACATGCCGCCGTCTTCGCTGAAAATCTTCCAGGTCGAATCGTAGGTCGCCGCCGCGCTTTCGCGGTCGACCTTGACCCAATCCATCATCGATTGAATCGTCCCCTCGCGATTGGACCGAACATATAAATTAGCCCGCAGCAAAGCCTTGACCATGCGCCGAACTTCGTCGGGTTTTTCCTTGAGTTTTTTTAAGTGGGTGCCGACGCCGGTGAACGGCATCTTAAAGATTTCGTGGAAGCGCGACAGCACACGGTAACCGCTGCGCTGGGCGTCGGTATCGGTCGGCGGCGACAGCACCGCAACGTCGACGATCCCCTCTTTCAACGCCGCGTAGCGGCTGCGCTCCCCGCCCAGCTGAATAATTTTTAATTCTTTTTCCGGATCGACGCCGCCATGTCTCATCATCATGCGCGCCGCCACGTCGGATGCCGCGCCATAAGTGCTGACCGCCAAAGTCTTGCCCTTCAAGTCGCGGATAGTTTTGTACTCCGGGCGAGCGATCAGTAGATGGGTCGAGCTGTCCATGTAGCTGGCGACGACTTTCATCGGCAGGCCGCGCAGCGCGCCGCGCACCACCGAGGAGAACACCAAGGTGTAATCGATATCGCCGGTGGCCAACGCGGTAATCGACACGTTGGCGTTCATCCGGATTAACTCGACGTCCAACCCCTCGTCGCGAAACATCCCGCGCTTGAGCGCCAAACCGGCAGTTAGAAAAGACACATCGACCGCCGAAATCGACATTCGCACTTTGTCCGCCGCCTCGACCGCACCGAGCATCACCGTCAACGATAAAATAATGACAACAGCAATTCTCATCGGAATCTCCTTACCCTTTACCCTTCACCCCTTACGACTATCGAATCAACCTCTGCACCCGCACCGCGACGAATCTTCGTGTCGGATCTTCTACAGATCCAGAGTGTTCGGCGCAAATAGCTCTCCATAGGTCAATTTCTTTTCAGCCAACCCCTGCTCGTACAGATAACCCATCAACGTCTCGACCACGTGGCGGTTTTTTTCAAAACCGTAGGGCCAGGGATCGTCGCCGAGGATTCGTCGCTGCTCGTCCACCGGGCCGCGGAACCACGCTAGGCTAATCTTATACGGCGATAAATCCACCAGACGCGCGTGAGCGTCTTCCTTGGCGCGCTGAAATGCTTTGAACAAACTGCGCGCGATCCACGGGTGCGCTTCCCACACATCTTGGCGCAAGGCGACCGAGTGCATGATCGGAAAGATGCCGGTCTTTTTGAAATATTCGGCTTCGACCTTGGGCGAGTCTTCGAACAAGCGGCGCACATGCGGCGGCGGATTGAACAGCGACGGAAATAAACTCGGAATCATGATTGCATCGAGCTCGCCGTCAAACAGCATCTGATCCGGCTTGCGGCCCGGCGCAATGCGCGTGACTTTGTAGCGCTTGGGCAAGTCCATCTCCATGCGCGAGTGCGACTCCCAGGTGTGCCAGTGGAGGTCATCGAGATTAACGCCATACTCATGCTGCAAAGTGCCGCGAATCCAAACCGTCGCGGTTTGTTGGAACTCGGCAAGGCCGACGCGCTTGCCCATTAAATCCTTTGGCTCGCGGATACCGCTCTTGGTATTGATGAAAATATAGGAATGGCGAAACGCCCGCGCCGGAAACACGGGAATCGCGGTGAGCGGCTTGCCGATGCTGCGTGCGATGATGTACGACGACAAGGAAATCTCCGAGGCGTCGAAGTCGTAGTAGTTGAGCATCCGCGTCCATATTTCCAAATGGGGCAAGACGAGCCAGTTAAGCTCAATCCCCTCCGGCCGAACCGTGCCATCGATCAACGGATGCGTCCGGTCATAATCGCCGCAGGCAATAGTCAGTTGTAATGCCATAGTTGCTCCTCACAAATTTATTCACCACGAAGGACACGAAGGTTTCGGAAAGTATTTCCCCAGCTTCGTGATCTTCGTGTCCTTCGTGGTGAAACGTTTTTTTCAATTACGATAACCGATCGCCCCATTTGCCGATTATCCGTTCGCGCAATTCTCGGCTCGAGCGTGAGACCGCCGGAAATGTTTCTTTCCATTCGTAGGGCCGCGTCGCGTCGATGATGGCGCGCGAGTTGAAACCCTTTTGATCCTTGGGAATGATCGGGTCGAGCGGGCCGCTCCAGCAGCGGCGCAGGATTTCGATATCTTGGGCCGGATCGGAGCGCGTGCACACCGCCCACAGTACTTCGTTCAAGTTGGTCGGATCGATGTCGTCGTCAACGACGATGGTGTAGCGCCCTAAATAGGCCGCGGCGTGACACTCAGTCGCGATCAAACCGGCTTGGCGGGCGTGACCGGGATAGCGTTGCTTGATCGCCACGACCAGAAATAAATATGCCGCGCCGGCTGCCTCGTGGTACCAGACACCGCGCACGTCCGGCACACCGGCCGCTTCGAGATCGTCCCACACCAGCGCGGCTTTGAGCGGCGCGCGCCATTTGCGCGTGTAGCCCAACAGGATCGGATCGTTTCGGTGCATGACATTGTGAATTTTCACGATCGGCTCGGGCCGCGACGAGCTACCGTAGTAACCGGTCCATTCGCCGAACGGCCCTTCGATTTTTTCCGGGCCGAGCACGCATTCGCCTTCCAAAACAATTTCCGCCGTGGCGGGAATCGGCAGGCCGGTGAATTCGCCCTTGATCACATCCACCGGCTCGCCTTGAATGCCGCCGATGAAATCGTACTCGCACACACCGTAGGGCACCTCCAACGCGCCGGCGAGAAAGATCAACGGATCGTGGCCGACGGAAATCGCAACTTTGAACGGCTCGCCGCGGGCGAACGCCTTGTCGCGATGAATCCGCCCATGGCGCCCCGGCGCGATGTAAAAGCCGACGGTGTTCTCGTCGTGGATCATCACCCGCGCGGTGCCGAGGTTGGTCCAGCCCTCTTCGGGATCGTGGGTAATATTCACGCTGCCGGTGCCGATGTAGCGTCCGCCGTCCAGTTCGAACCAGCGCGGCGTCGGGAATTTTAGAATGTTGACATCCTTGCCGCGCTGAATATTTTCCAGCACCGGTCCGTCGCGCACGACACGCGGCGCGATATGCTTCAAAGCTTTCGACCGCGTACGCCACTCGGAGACGAATTCCATCGATGACAAATCCTGCGGCATGCCCAGACTCAATCCGAGCCGCTTGGTCGATCCCAGCGAGTTGACCAGCACGCGATAGCCCTTGGGATAACCTTTGACCGAATCGAACAACACCGCCGGCGAGCTGCCGCGCTCGTTGACGATGTCGGCAACCCCGCCGATTTCCAAATCCCAATCCGCGCCGTCGATGTGGCGGATCTCACCGAGCGCGTCGGCCTGCTTGAGCCAACTCCTCATGCCGTCTTCTTGTTTCATTGCCTCACCTTACAAATCGTTTCAACACTCTTCGTAGGATGGGTTGAGTCCTTCGACGTGGCTCAGGATAGACTCCGCGATACCCATCGTTCTTAAAATCCCTTCTGCACTTCCCGCAGCAGCCGCAGATCCAGCACTTTTGCCAACGGCGTTTCTTCTTTCAAACCCATGCGCTCGGTCTCGCGCTTGAGCGCGTCGCGTATGCCCTTTTCATCCATGCCGCCGTCCTTGGAAAAAGCCGGCAACATCGACTTGTAAAGTTCGTCCGCCGCAGCCGTGTCCACGCTCCACTCTTTAGCGATGAATTGCATCACTTCACCCGGCCGCTGCTGAATGAAACGCAAACTCTTAATCGTCGCGCTGAGCATGCGCCGCACCAACTCCGGCCGCTCGCGAATCATTTTGTCCGACGTACCCAAACCCGAAAGCGACTGCTCGACGTAGTCGCCGAAATACGCCAGCGTGCGAAAGCCCAACTGCTTCGCCATTGCATTGAACGGCGGCGACAACACGCCGGCATCGATTGTACCGGCTTTCATAGCCGTGAGAATATTAGCAGTCGTGCCGGTGCCGAGAAAAGCCACATCGCGATCCGGCGTCAGGCCGTTCTTGCTGACTAAAAATCGCGCCAGCGTATCAGTCGACGAACCGATGGCGGTGATGCCGATGATCTTATTTTTTAGTTCGGCCATCGATTTGATTTCCGGTCGCGCCATCAACCAGAAGGACGGTTTGATCGTCAGGAAGCCGACGACTTTCACCGCCAACCCGCGCGCCGCCCCCGCCATCACCTGCGACTGCGCGCCGGAGAAATCGATATCGCCGGTAGTCAGCGCCGTGACTTGAATCGTCGATGAGACCAGCACCATTTGAAGATCGATGCCTTCAGCCGTAAAGATTCCCTTGTCGCGGCCAAGCGTGATCGGCAGATAATTCAAACTCTTCGCTGGATAAGCGAAGCGGACGCGGTCCGCGGCAAAGCTCACGTCAACGCCAACCGAAAGCGTGAAAAGAAAGATTAAGGCTATCGCCCGTCGCGCGGCTCCCTTCCGAATTCCTCCCCCTCGACGGGGGAGGATAAAGGTGGGGGTGCCGCGCACGCTATTGAAAATGTCGGGCACCCCTTCCTCTATCCTTCCCCGTTGAGGGGAAGGAAGTTCGGATTCGTGCTCAACCGAACCTCGCACTGGATGTGAGATTACGCGCGTCATTCCATCCAACTCTCGCCTCATCGCCCTTTGATCCCCAACTCGCGTTGCGCGTCGCGCAGCGCGCCGAGATCGGCGACTTCGCTGGCGAGTATCGGGCGAGCGATCTTCGCTTCCTTCGCGGCACTCTCGATGACCAGCTGGAGACCGTCCTCCGGGATGCTGCCGTCGGCATTAAAGACCTTCACCACCGAGTCGTACGACAGGGTGGCGTTCTCTTTGGACGTGCGTCCCCAGTCCATCAGTACTTCGATCGCGCCGTCGCGGTTGTTGCGCACAAAGCGGTTGGCTTTGATCAGCGCCTTGATGACTCTTTTAACCTCGTCCGGCTTTTCGTTTAGTTTTTTCAAATTTGCACCCAACCCGACGAAGGGAAACTTAAAGAGCTCGTAGGCACGGGCCAAAACTTGAAAACCCAGCTTTCGTCCTTCGACATCCGCCGGCGGGGAAATCACGATGACGTCGACGATGCCTTCCTTGAGAGCGAAAAATCTCGCCTGGTCGGCGCCTAATGCGACTATCTTCATTTCCTTGTCCGGATCGACACCGGAATATTTGAGCATCATGCGCGCCGAGACATCGGCGGTCGCGCCGAAGGAGCTGACACCGAGAGTTTTACCTTTAAGCTCTCTGACGGATTTGAATTCCGAGCGCGCCACCAGCATCTGCGTCGGGCTATCGAGAAAGCTCGCGACGACGCGGATCGGCAAGCCGCGGATCGCCGCGCGCACCACCGAACCGAAGATCGTCGTGTAGTCTATATCCCCGGTCGCCAACGCGGTGATCGAAACATTGGCATTCATCCGAATGACTTCGGGGTCGATGCCTTCCTCCTTGAAGAACCCTCGCTTGTAGGCAACCGCGGGAGTCAAAAACGCCGCGTCCAAACTCGAAACCGAGAGTCGCACCTTGTCAGCGGCTTCGCTGCCTGCGCAAAAGGGCATTACGCCAACAAACACAACAAGCAACTGTAACCTAACCAACGCCGTTCGGTTCATTTCGTTTTGATTCCTGTGGGTCTAATTCCCCCGC
This window of the Deltaproteobacteria bacterium genome carries:
- a CDS encoding ABC transporter substrate-binding protein, translating into MALQLTIACGDYDRTHPLIDGTVRPEGIELNWLVLPHLEIWTRMLNYYDFDASEISLSSYIIARSIGKPLTAIPVFPARAFRHSYIFINTKSGIREPKDLMGKRVGLAEFQQTATVWIRGTLQHEYGVNLDDLHWHTWESHSRMEMDLPKRYKVTRIAPGRKPDQMLFDGELDAIMIPSLFPSLFNPPPHVRRLFEDSPKVEAEYFKKTGIFPIMHSVALRQDVWEAHPWIARSLFKAFQRAKEDAHARLVDLSPYKISLAWFRGPVDEQRRILGDDPWPYGFEKNRHVVETLMGYLYEQGLAEKKLTYGELFAPNTLDL
- a CDS encoding UbiD family decarboxylase — encoded protein: MKQEDGMRSWLKQADALGEIRHIDGADWDLEIGGVADIVNERGSSPAVLFDSVKGYPKGYRVLVNSLGSTKRLGLSLGMPQDLSSMEFVSEWRTRSKALKHIAPRVVRDGPVLENIQRGKDVNILKFPTPRWFELDGGRYIGTGSVNITHDPEEGWTNLGTARVMIHDENTVGFYIAPGRHGRIHRDKAFARGEPFKVAISVGHDPLIFLAGALEVPYGVCEYDFIGGIQGEPVDVIKGEFTGLPIPATAEIVLEGECVLGPEKIEGPFGEWTGYYGSSSRPEPIVKIHNVMHRNDPILLGYTRKWRAPLKAALVWDDLEAAGVPDVRGVWYHEAAGAAYLFLVVAIKQRYPGHARQAGLIATECHAAAYLGRYTIVVDDDIDPTNLNEVLWAVCTRSDPAQDIEILRRCWSGPLDPIIPKDQKGFNSRAIIDATRPYEWKETFPAVSRSSRELRERIIGKWGDRLS
- a CDS encoding ABC transporter substrate-binding protein → MNRTALVRLQLLVVFVGVMPFCAGSEAADKVRLSVSSLDAAFLTPAVAYKRGFFKEEGIDPEVIRMNANVSITALATGDIDYTTIFGSVVRAAIRGLPIRVVASFLDSPTQMLVARSEFKSVRELKGKTLGVSSFGATADVSARMMLKYSGVDPDKEMKIVALGADQARFFALKEGIVDVIVISPPADVEGRKLGFQVLARAYELFKFPFVGLGANLKKLNEKPDEVKRVIKALIKANRFVRNNRDGAIEVLMDWGRTSKENATLSYDSVVKVFNADGSIPEDGLQLVIESAAKEAKIARPILASEVADLGALRDAQRELGIKGR
- a CDS encoding amidohydrolase, encoding MKQGFKTFDSDMHVYDAANLYDKFMNPKWGERIPRGERNGKHGRVEFKLGGGTTLRAITDVIEHGQKQVAGRYDFAVARDYDAVSQVEAMDREGLDLAVLFRTSPLHCDETLEPEYANDLCRAWNSWIADFCAVNPQRLKGSALITLHDVDLAVEEVRRVVNQLGIRALSLCPEPINGKRIHDRYFDPLWAEIEKLGVALCFHPPARPKQDQVANKFFGHPNANIVALALRNPLELIQAISCFCAGGVLEKFPKLRVAFLEGNCAWLPWLLYRLDERAKLHGPLADVSLSRQPSEYFLRQCFISMDPDEELVTDVIRRIGDDNILISTDYPHIDAHFPHALDEFFSIKDVSDGSRRKILWDNCARLYNL
- a CDS encoding ABC transporter substrate-binding protein, with protein sequence MRIAVVIILSLTVMLGAVEAADKVRMSISAVDVSFLTAGLALKRGMFRDEGLDVELIRMNANVSITALATGDIDYTLVFSSVVRGALRGLPMKVVASYMDSSTHLLIARPEYKTIRDLKGKTLAVSTYGAASDVAARMMMRHGGVDPEKELKIIQLGGERSRYAALKEGIVDVAVLSPPTDTDAQRSGYRVLSRFHEIFKMPFTGVGTHLKKLKEKPDEVRRMVKALLRANLYVRSNREGTIQSMMDWVKVDRESAAATYDSTWKIFSEDGGMSESGLKLVIDQGREAMKIERAVALSEVAEFGIIRDVQRELGIKK
- a CDS encoding ABC transporter substrate-binding protein yields the protein MRRELDGMTRVISHPVRGSVEHESELPSPQRGRIEEGVPDIFNSVRGTPTFILPRRGGGIRKGAARRAIALIFLFTLSVGVDVSFAADRVRFAYPAKSLNYLPITLGRDKGIFTAEGIDLQMVLVSSTIQVTALTTGDIDFSGAQSQVMAGAARGLAVKVVGFLTIKPSFWLMARPEIKSMAELKNKIIGITAIGSSTDTLARFLVSKNGLTPDRDVAFLGTGTTANILTAMKAGTIDAGVLSPPFNAMAKQLGFRTLAYFGDYVEQSLSGLGTSDKMIRERPELVRRMLSATIKSLRFIQQRPGEVMQFIAKEWSVDTAAADELYKSMLPAFSKDGGMDEKGIRDALKRETERMGLKEETPLAKVLDLRLLREVQKGF